A single Candidatus Polarisedimenticolaceae bacterium DNA region contains:
- a CDS encoding arylamine N-acetyltransferase — protein sequence MNVAAYLDRIGIRRPVGSDAASLLHLHVAHLLSVPFENLSIHWGEPIVLDEEALFDKIVVRRRGGFCYELNGLFAELLRELGFDVDLLAAEVATRDGGYGPPFDHMALRVALAGPWLVDVGFGDSFRQPLRLDAVGEQVQGADAFRIDAVGDRRVLSRRGEGDVWAPQYRFGLEAHDLAEYEPMCRYHQTSPDSHFTQNRVCSLATPSGRITLSGMKLIETEKGVRRERVLADEREYDALLRTRFGISRDR from the coding sequence GTGAACGTCGCCGCCTACCTCGACCGCATCGGCATCCGCCGCCCCGTCGGGAGCGACGCGGCGTCCCTGCTCCATCTCCACGTCGCGCACCTGCTCTCGGTCCCCTTCGAGAACCTGAGCATCCACTGGGGGGAGCCGATCGTCCTCGACGAGGAGGCGCTGTTCGACAAGATCGTCGTGCGGCGGCGCGGCGGGTTCTGCTACGAGCTCAACGGCCTCTTCGCCGAGCTGCTGCGCGAGCTCGGATTCGACGTCGACCTCCTCGCCGCCGAGGTCGCGACGCGCGACGGAGGGTACGGCCCGCCGTTCGACCACATGGCGCTGCGGGTCGCGCTCGCGGGGCCGTGGCTCGTGGACGTCGGGTTCGGGGATTCGTTCCGGCAGCCGCTGCGCCTCGACGCCGTCGGGGAGCAGGTTCAGGGGGCCGACGCGTTCCGGATCGACGCCGTCGGGGACCGGCGCGTGTTGTCCCGGCGGGGCGAGGGGGACGTGTGGGCGCCTCAGTACCGCTTCGGCCTCGAGGCGCACGACCTCGCGGAGTACGAGCCGATGTGCCGGTACCACCAGACTTCCCCCGACTCGCACTTCACGCAGAACCGCGTCTGCTCCCTCGCGACCCCGTCGGGGCGGATCACGCTGAGCGGGATGAAGCTCATCGAGACCGAGAAGGGAGTGCGGCGGGAGCGGGTTTTGGCGGATGAGCGGGAATACGACGCGTTGCTGCGCACGCGGTTCGGAATCTCGAGGGATCGATGA